Proteins from a single region of Coregonus clupeaformis isolate EN_2021a chromosome 19, ASM2061545v1, whole genome shotgun sequence:
- the LOC121531794 gene encoding septin-7 isoform X7, translating into MIERPESTVASIARNLEGYVGFANLPNQVYRKSVKRGFEFTLMVVGESGLGKSTLINSLFLTDLYSKDYPGPSLRIKKTVQVEQSKVLVKEGGVQLTLTIVDTPGFGDAVDNSNCWQPVINFIDSKCEDFLNAESRVNRRLMPDNRVHCCLYFIAPSGHGLKPLDIEFMKRLHDKVNVIPLIAKADTLTPEECQLFKKQIMKEIQEHKIKIYEFPDTEDDEDSKLIRKIKERMPLAVVGSNVVIEVNGKKVRGRQYPWGVAEVENGEHCDFTVLRNMLIRTHMQDLKDVTNNVHYENYRSKKLAAVTCNGGVDTSKTKNQMTRSPLAQMEEERREHVMKMKKMETEMEQVFEMKVKEKKQKLKDSEAELERRHEQMKKNLEAQYKELEDKRRHYEEERSNWEAQQRILEQQKLDASKTMEKNKKKGKIF; encoded by the exons AGGAATCTGGAGGGGTATGTGGGGTTTGCCAACCTCCCCAACCAGGTGTACAGGAAGTCAGTGAAGAGGGGCTTTGAGTTCACACTAATGGTTGTTG GTGAGTCTGGATTAGGGAAATCCACGCTCATCAACTCCCTCTTCCTGACTGACCTGTACTCCAAGGATTACCCTGGCCCATCCCTACGGATCAAGAAGACTGTGCAG GTGGAGCAGTCCAAGGTTCTGGTGAAGGAAGGGGGTGTGCAGCTCACTCTCACCATCGTTGATACACCAGGGTTTGGAGATGCAGTGGATAATAGTAACTG CTGGCAGCCTGTCATTAACTTCATTGACAGTAAGTGTGAGGACTTCCTGAATGCGGAGTCCAGGGTGAACCGACGACTGATGCCAGACAACAGAGTTCACTGCTGCCTGTACTTTATCGCCCCCTCTGGCCACGG GCTGAAGCCCCTGGACATTGAGTTCATGAAGCGTCTCCATGACAAAGTCAACGTGATCCCTCTCATCGCCAAGGCAGACACTCTGACACCTGAGGAATGCCAGCTGTTCAagaaacag ATCATGAAGGAAATACAAGAACACAAGATCAAGATCTACGAGTTTCCCGACACAGAGGACGATGAGGACAGCAAGCTCATCCGTAAGATCAAG GAGCGGATGCCTCTGGCAGTGGTTGGCAGCAATGTGGTGATCGAAGTGAATGGCAAGAAGGTCAGAGGTCGTCAGTACCCATGGGGTGTGGCAGAAG TGGAGAACGGGGAGCACTGTGACTTCACTGTCTTACGGAACATGCTGATCAG GACCCATATGCAAGATCTGAAGGATGTGACCAACAACGTCCACTATGAGAACTACCGCAGCAAAAAGCTTGCTGCCGTAACTTGCAATGGAGGAGTGGACACCAGCAAGACCAAGAACCAAATGACCAG GAGCCCCCTGGCCCAGATGGAGGAGGAGCGGAGGGAACATGTCATGAAGATGAAGAAGATGGAAACAGAGATGGAGCAAGTGTTCGAGATGAAGGTCAAGGAGAAGAAACAGAAACTGAAGGACTCTGAGgcagag CTGGAGCGACGCCACGAGCAGATGAAAAAGAACTTGGAGGCTCAGTATAAGGAACTGGAGGATAAGAGGCGCCACTATGAGGAGGAAAGGTCAAACTGGGAGGCACAGCAACGTATACTGGAGCAGCAGAAACTTGATGCTTCTAA GACCATGGAAAAGAACAAAAAGAAAGGAAAAATATTTTAA
- the LOC121531794 gene encoding septin-7 isoform X4 yields the protein MIERPESTVASIAQRNLEGYVGFANLPNQVYRKSVKRGFEFTLMVVGESGLGKSTLINSLFLTDLYSKDYPGPSLRIKKTVQVEQSKVLVKEGGVQLTLTIVDTPGFGDAVDNSNCWQPVINFIDSKCEDFLNAESRVNRRLMPDNRVHCCLYFIAPSGHGLKPLDIEFMKRLHDKVNVIPLIAKADTLTPEECQLFKKQIMKEIQEHKIKIYEFPDTEDDEDSKLIRKIKERMPLAVVGSNVVIEVNGKKVRGRQYPWGVAEEGIFVENGEHCDFTVLRNMLIRTHMQDLKDVTNNVHYENYRSKKLAAVTCNGGVDTSKTKNQMTRSPLAQMEEERREHVMKMKKMETEMEQVFEMKVKEKKQKLKDSEAELERRHEQMKKNLEAQYKELEDKRRHYEEERSNWEAQQRILEQQKLDASKTMEKNKKKGKIF from the exons CAGAGGAATCTGGAGGGGTATGTGGGGTTTGCCAACCTCCCCAACCAGGTGTACAGGAAGTCAGTGAAGAGGGGCTTTGAGTTCACACTAATGGTTGTTG GTGAGTCTGGATTAGGGAAATCCACGCTCATCAACTCCCTCTTCCTGACTGACCTGTACTCCAAGGATTACCCTGGCCCATCCCTACGGATCAAGAAGACTGTGCAG GTGGAGCAGTCCAAGGTTCTGGTGAAGGAAGGGGGTGTGCAGCTCACTCTCACCATCGTTGATACACCAGGGTTTGGAGATGCAGTGGATAATAGTAACTG CTGGCAGCCTGTCATTAACTTCATTGACAGTAAGTGTGAGGACTTCCTGAATGCGGAGTCCAGGGTGAACCGACGACTGATGCCAGACAACAGAGTTCACTGCTGCCTGTACTTTATCGCCCCCTCTGGCCACGG GCTGAAGCCCCTGGACATTGAGTTCATGAAGCGTCTCCATGACAAAGTCAACGTGATCCCTCTCATCGCCAAGGCAGACACTCTGACACCTGAGGAATGCCAGCTGTTCAagaaacag ATCATGAAGGAAATACAAGAACACAAGATCAAGATCTACGAGTTTCCCGACACAGAGGACGATGAGGACAGCAAGCTCATCCGTAAGATCAAG GAGCGGATGCCTCTGGCAGTGGTTGGCAGCAATGTGGTGATCGAAGTGAATGGCAAGAAGGTCAGAGGTCGTCAGTACCCATGGGGTGTGGCAGAAG AGGGCATTTTTG TGGAGAACGGGGAGCACTGTGACTTCACTGTCTTACGGAACATGCTGATCAG GACCCATATGCAAGATCTGAAGGATGTGACCAACAACGTCCACTATGAGAACTACCGCAGCAAAAAGCTTGCTGCCGTAACTTGCAATGGAGGAGTGGACACCAGCAAGACCAAGAACCAAATGACCAG GAGCCCCCTGGCCCAGATGGAGGAGGAGCGGAGGGAACATGTCATGAAGATGAAGAAGATGGAAACAGAGATGGAGCAAGTGTTCGAGATGAAGGTCAAGGAGAAGAAACAGAAACTGAAGGACTCTGAGgcagag CTGGAGCGACGCCACGAGCAGATGAAAAAGAACTTGGAGGCTCAGTATAAGGAACTGGAGGATAAGAGGCGCCACTATGAGGAGGAAAGGTCAAACTGGGAGGCACAGCAACGTATACTGGAGCAGCAGAAACTTGATGCTTCTAA GACCATGGAAAAGAACAAAAAGAAAGGAAAAATATTTTAA
- the LOC121531796 gene encoding C-C motif chemokine 4 homolog, whose protein sequence is MKTTCLALGLLLLTVFHSYAIPLGLQTSPESCCFSFFKVRVPFNKIDSIKKTHSGCPLTAFVVKTVKGKEICFQSSEPWVQKAFNRLKQPAAVATGRGIEGSSHP, encoded by the exons ATGAAGACTACCTGCTTGGCTCTTGGGTTATTGCTGCTGACAGTGTTCCACTCCTATGCTATCC CTCTTGGACTGCAGACATCACCTGAAAGCTGCTGTTTCAGCTTCTTCAAAGTGAGAGTGCCCTTCAATAAGATTGACTCCATCAAGAAGACTCACAGTGGCTGCCCCTTAACAGCATTTGT GGTCAAAACTGTCAAGGGGAAAGAGATTTGCTTCCAGTCGAGTGAGCCGTGGGTACAGAAAGCCTTCAACCGGCTTAAGCAGCCAGCAGCTGTGGCCACAGGTAGAGGCATTGAGGGTAGCAGTCATCCTTGA
- the LOC121531794 gene encoding septin-7 isoform X1: MTTRWVRERMRLEQAEGGMEKYGTQEKENTQLGNALAVIWCEIHCLHDDVSQMMDMMDMIRLQRNLEGYVGFANLPNQVYRKSVKRGFEFTLMVVGESGLGKSTLINSLFLTDLYSKDYPGPSLRIKKTVQVEQSKVLVKEGGVQLTLTIVDTPGFGDAVDNSNCWQPVINFIDSKCEDFLNAESRVNRRLMPDNRVHCCLYFIAPSGHGLKPLDIEFMKRLHDKVNVIPLIAKADTLTPEECQLFKKQIMKEIQEHKIKIYEFPDTEDDEDSKLIRKIKERMPLAVVGSNVVIEVNGKKVRGRQYPWGVAEEGIFVENGEHCDFTVLRNMLIRTHMQDLKDVTNNVHYENYRSKKLAAVTCNGGVDTSKTKNQMTRSPLAQMEEERREHVMKMKKMETEMEQVFEMKVKEKKQKLKDSEAELERRHEQMKKNLEAQYKELEDKRRHYEEERSNWEAQQRILEQQKLDASKTMEKNKKKGKIF, from the exons ATGACAACGCGCTgggtgagagagaggatgagattagAGCAGgcggagggaggaatggagaaaTACGGTACTCAAGAGAAGGAGAACACACAACTTGGGAACGCGTTGGCTGTCATCTGGTGTGAGATCCACTGTCTCCATGACGACGTCTCTCAGATGATGGATATGATGGATATGATACGACTC CAGAGGAATCTGGAGGGGTATGTGGGGTTTGCCAACCTCCCCAACCAGGTGTACAGGAAGTCAGTGAAGAGGGGCTTTGAGTTCACACTAATGGTTGTTG GTGAGTCTGGATTAGGGAAATCCACGCTCATCAACTCCCTCTTCCTGACTGACCTGTACTCCAAGGATTACCCTGGCCCATCCCTACGGATCAAGAAGACTGTGCAG GTGGAGCAGTCCAAGGTTCTGGTGAAGGAAGGGGGTGTGCAGCTCACTCTCACCATCGTTGATACACCAGGGTTTGGAGATGCAGTGGATAATAGTAACTG CTGGCAGCCTGTCATTAACTTCATTGACAGTAAGTGTGAGGACTTCCTGAATGCGGAGTCCAGGGTGAACCGACGACTGATGCCAGACAACAGAGTTCACTGCTGCCTGTACTTTATCGCCCCCTCTGGCCACGG GCTGAAGCCCCTGGACATTGAGTTCATGAAGCGTCTCCATGACAAAGTCAACGTGATCCCTCTCATCGCCAAGGCAGACACTCTGACACCTGAGGAATGCCAGCTGTTCAagaaacag ATCATGAAGGAAATACAAGAACACAAGATCAAGATCTACGAGTTTCCCGACACAGAGGACGATGAGGACAGCAAGCTCATCCGTAAGATCAAG GAGCGGATGCCTCTGGCAGTGGTTGGCAGCAATGTGGTGATCGAAGTGAATGGCAAGAAGGTCAGAGGTCGTCAGTACCCATGGGGTGTGGCAGAAG AGGGCATTTTTG TGGAGAACGGGGAGCACTGTGACTTCACTGTCTTACGGAACATGCTGATCAG GACCCATATGCAAGATCTGAAGGATGTGACCAACAACGTCCACTATGAGAACTACCGCAGCAAAAAGCTTGCTGCCGTAACTTGCAATGGAGGAGTGGACACCAGCAAGACCAAGAACCAAATGACCAG GAGCCCCCTGGCCCAGATGGAGGAGGAGCGGAGGGAACATGTCATGAAGATGAAGAAGATGGAAACAGAGATGGAGCAAGTGTTCGAGATGAAGGTCAAGGAGAAGAAACAGAAACTGAAGGACTCTGAGgcagag CTGGAGCGACGCCACGAGCAGATGAAAAAGAACTTGGAGGCTCAGTATAAGGAACTGGAGGATAAGAGGCGCCACTATGAGGAGGAAAGGTCAAACTGGGAGGCACAGCAACGTATACTGGAGCAGCAGAAACTTGATGCTTCTAA GACCATGGAAAAGAACAAAAAGAAAGGAAAAATATTTTAA
- the LOC121531794 gene encoding septin-7 isoform X6 produces MIERPESTVASIAQRNLEGYVGFANLPNQVYRKSVKRGFEFTLMVVGESGLGKSTLINSLFLTDLYSKDYPGPSLRIKKTVQVEQSKVLVKEGGVQLTLTIVDTPGFGDAVDNSNCWQPVINFIDSKCEDFLNAESRVNRRLMPDNRVHCCLYFIAPSGHGLKPLDIEFMKRLHDKVNVIPLIAKADTLTPEECQLFKKQIMKEIQEHKIKIYEFPDTEDDEDSKLIRKIKERMPLAVVGSNVVIEVNGKKVRGRQYPWGVAEVENGEHCDFTVLRNMLIRTHMQDLKDVTNNVHYENYRSKKLAAVTCNGGVDTSKTKNQMTRSPLAQMEEERREHVMKMKKMETEMEQVFEMKVKEKKQKLKDSEAELERRHEQMKKNLEAQYKELEDKRRHYEEERSNWEAQQRILEQQKLDASKTMEKNKKKGKIF; encoded by the exons CAGAGGAATCTGGAGGGGTATGTGGGGTTTGCCAACCTCCCCAACCAGGTGTACAGGAAGTCAGTGAAGAGGGGCTTTGAGTTCACACTAATGGTTGTTG GTGAGTCTGGATTAGGGAAATCCACGCTCATCAACTCCCTCTTCCTGACTGACCTGTACTCCAAGGATTACCCTGGCCCATCCCTACGGATCAAGAAGACTGTGCAG GTGGAGCAGTCCAAGGTTCTGGTGAAGGAAGGGGGTGTGCAGCTCACTCTCACCATCGTTGATACACCAGGGTTTGGAGATGCAGTGGATAATAGTAACTG CTGGCAGCCTGTCATTAACTTCATTGACAGTAAGTGTGAGGACTTCCTGAATGCGGAGTCCAGGGTGAACCGACGACTGATGCCAGACAACAGAGTTCACTGCTGCCTGTACTTTATCGCCCCCTCTGGCCACGG GCTGAAGCCCCTGGACATTGAGTTCATGAAGCGTCTCCATGACAAAGTCAACGTGATCCCTCTCATCGCCAAGGCAGACACTCTGACACCTGAGGAATGCCAGCTGTTCAagaaacag ATCATGAAGGAAATACAAGAACACAAGATCAAGATCTACGAGTTTCCCGACACAGAGGACGATGAGGACAGCAAGCTCATCCGTAAGATCAAG GAGCGGATGCCTCTGGCAGTGGTTGGCAGCAATGTGGTGATCGAAGTGAATGGCAAGAAGGTCAGAGGTCGTCAGTACCCATGGGGTGTGGCAGAAG TGGAGAACGGGGAGCACTGTGACTTCACTGTCTTACGGAACATGCTGATCAG GACCCATATGCAAGATCTGAAGGATGTGACCAACAACGTCCACTATGAGAACTACCGCAGCAAAAAGCTTGCTGCCGTAACTTGCAATGGAGGAGTGGACACCAGCAAGACCAAGAACCAAATGACCAG GAGCCCCCTGGCCCAGATGGAGGAGGAGCGGAGGGAACATGTCATGAAGATGAAGAAGATGGAAACAGAGATGGAGCAAGTGTTCGAGATGAAGGTCAAGGAGAAGAAACAGAAACTGAAGGACTCTGAGgcagag CTGGAGCGACGCCACGAGCAGATGAAAAAGAACTTGGAGGCTCAGTATAAGGAACTGGAGGATAAGAGGCGCCACTATGAGGAGGAAAGGTCAAACTGGGAGGCACAGCAACGTATACTGGAGCAGCAGAAACTTGATGCTTCTAA GACCATGGAAAAGAACAAAAAGAAAGGAAAAATATTTTAA
- the LOC121531794 gene encoding septin-7 isoform X3 codes for MTTRWVRERMRLEQAEGGMEKYGTQEKENTQLGNALAVIWCEIHCLHDDVSQMMDMMDMIRLQRNLEGYVGFANLPNQVYRKSVKRGFEFTLMVVGESGLGKSTLINSLFLTDLYSKDYPGPSLRIKKTVQVEQSKVLVKEGGVQLTLTIVDTPGFGDAVDNSNCWQPVINFIDSKCEDFLNAESRVNRRLMPDNRVHCCLYFIAPSGHGLKPLDIEFMKRLHDKVNVIPLIAKADTLTPEECQLFKKQIMKEIQEHKIKIYEFPDTEDDEDSKLIRKIKERMPLAVVGSNVVIEVNGKKVRGRQYPWGVAEVENGEHCDFTVLRNMLIRTHMQDLKDVTNNVHYENYRSKKLAAVTCNGGVDTSKTKNQMTRSPLAQMEEERREHVMKMKKMETEMEQVFEMKVKEKKQKLKDSEAELERRHEQMKKNLEAQYKELEDKRRHYEEERSNWEAQQRILEQQKLDASKTMEKNKKKGKIF; via the exons ATGACAACGCGCTgggtgagagagaggatgagattagAGCAGgcggagggaggaatggagaaaTACGGTACTCAAGAGAAGGAGAACACACAACTTGGGAACGCGTTGGCTGTCATCTGGTGTGAGATCCACTGTCTCCATGACGACGTCTCTCAGATGATGGATATGATGGATATGATACGACTC CAGAGGAATCTGGAGGGGTATGTGGGGTTTGCCAACCTCCCCAACCAGGTGTACAGGAAGTCAGTGAAGAGGGGCTTTGAGTTCACACTAATGGTTGTTG GTGAGTCTGGATTAGGGAAATCCACGCTCATCAACTCCCTCTTCCTGACTGACCTGTACTCCAAGGATTACCCTGGCCCATCCCTACGGATCAAGAAGACTGTGCAG GTGGAGCAGTCCAAGGTTCTGGTGAAGGAAGGGGGTGTGCAGCTCACTCTCACCATCGTTGATACACCAGGGTTTGGAGATGCAGTGGATAATAGTAACTG CTGGCAGCCTGTCATTAACTTCATTGACAGTAAGTGTGAGGACTTCCTGAATGCGGAGTCCAGGGTGAACCGACGACTGATGCCAGACAACAGAGTTCACTGCTGCCTGTACTTTATCGCCCCCTCTGGCCACGG GCTGAAGCCCCTGGACATTGAGTTCATGAAGCGTCTCCATGACAAAGTCAACGTGATCCCTCTCATCGCCAAGGCAGACACTCTGACACCTGAGGAATGCCAGCTGTTCAagaaacag ATCATGAAGGAAATACAAGAACACAAGATCAAGATCTACGAGTTTCCCGACACAGAGGACGATGAGGACAGCAAGCTCATCCGTAAGATCAAG GAGCGGATGCCTCTGGCAGTGGTTGGCAGCAATGTGGTGATCGAAGTGAATGGCAAGAAGGTCAGAGGTCGTCAGTACCCATGGGGTGTGGCAGAAG TGGAGAACGGGGAGCACTGTGACTTCACTGTCTTACGGAACATGCTGATCAG GACCCATATGCAAGATCTGAAGGATGTGACCAACAACGTCCACTATGAGAACTACCGCAGCAAAAAGCTTGCTGCCGTAACTTGCAATGGAGGAGTGGACACCAGCAAGACCAAGAACCAAATGACCAG GAGCCCCCTGGCCCAGATGGAGGAGGAGCGGAGGGAACATGTCATGAAGATGAAGAAGATGGAAACAGAGATGGAGCAAGTGTTCGAGATGAAGGTCAAGGAGAAGAAACAGAAACTGAAGGACTCTGAGgcagag CTGGAGCGACGCCACGAGCAGATGAAAAAGAACTTGGAGGCTCAGTATAAGGAACTGGAGGATAAGAGGCGCCACTATGAGGAGGAAAGGTCAAACTGGGAGGCACAGCAACGTATACTGGAGCAGCAGAAACTTGATGCTTCTAA GACCATGGAAAAGAACAAAAAGAAAGGAAAAATATTTTAA
- the LOC121531794 gene encoding septin-7 isoform X2 has protein sequence MTTRWVRERMRLEQAEGGMEKYGTQEKENTQLGNALAVIWCEIHCLHDDVSQMMDMMDMIRLRNLEGYVGFANLPNQVYRKSVKRGFEFTLMVVGESGLGKSTLINSLFLTDLYSKDYPGPSLRIKKTVQVEQSKVLVKEGGVQLTLTIVDTPGFGDAVDNSNCWQPVINFIDSKCEDFLNAESRVNRRLMPDNRVHCCLYFIAPSGHGLKPLDIEFMKRLHDKVNVIPLIAKADTLTPEECQLFKKQIMKEIQEHKIKIYEFPDTEDDEDSKLIRKIKERMPLAVVGSNVVIEVNGKKVRGRQYPWGVAEEGIFVENGEHCDFTVLRNMLIRTHMQDLKDVTNNVHYENYRSKKLAAVTCNGGVDTSKTKNQMTRSPLAQMEEERREHVMKMKKMETEMEQVFEMKVKEKKQKLKDSEAELERRHEQMKKNLEAQYKELEDKRRHYEEERSNWEAQQRILEQQKLDASKTMEKNKKKGKIF, from the exons ATGACAACGCGCTgggtgagagagaggatgagattagAGCAGgcggagggaggaatggagaaaTACGGTACTCAAGAGAAGGAGAACACACAACTTGGGAACGCGTTGGCTGTCATCTGGTGTGAGATCCACTGTCTCCATGACGACGTCTCTCAGATGATGGATATGATGGATATGATACGACTC AGGAATCTGGAGGGGTATGTGGGGTTTGCCAACCTCCCCAACCAGGTGTACAGGAAGTCAGTGAAGAGGGGCTTTGAGTTCACACTAATGGTTGTTG GTGAGTCTGGATTAGGGAAATCCACGCTCATCAACTCCCTCTTCCTGACTGACCTGTACTCCAAGGATTACCCTGGCCCATCCCTACGGATCAAGAAGACTGTGCAG GTGGAGCAGTCCAAGGTTCTGGTGAAGGAAGGGGGTGTGCAGCTCACTCTCACCATCGTTGATACACCAGGGTTTGGAGATGCAGTGGATAATAGTAACTG CTGGCAGCCTGTCATTAACTTCATTGACAGTAAGTGTGAGGACTTCCTGAATGCGGAGTCCAGGGTGAACCGACGACTGATGCCAGACAACAGAGTTCACTGCTGCCTGTACTTTATCGCCCCCTCTGGCCACGG GCTGAAGCCCCTGGACATTGAGTTCATGAAGCGTCTCCATGACAAAGTCAACGTGATCCCTCTCATCGCCAAGGCAGACACTCTGACACCTGAGGAATGCCAGCTGTTCAagaaacag ATCATGAAGGAAATACAAGAACACAAGATCAAGATCTACGAGTTTCCCGACACAGAGGACGATGAGGACAGCAAGCTCATCCGTAAGATCAAG GAGCGGATGCCTCTGGCAGTGGTTGGCAGCAATGTGGTGATCGAAGTGAATGGCAAGAAGGTCAGAGGTCGTCAGTACCCATGGGGTGTGGCAGAAG AGGGCATTTTTG TGGAGAACGGGGAGCACTGTGACTTCACTGTCTTACGGAACATGCTGATCAG GACCCATATGCAAGATCTGAAGGATGTGACCAACAACGTCCACTATGAGAACTACCGCAGCAAAAAGCTTGCTGCCGTAACTTGCAATGGAGGAGTGGACACCAGCAAGACCAAGAACCAAATGACCAG GAGCCCCCTGGCCCAGATGGAGGAGGAGCGGAGGGAACATGTCATGAAGATGAAGAAGATGGAAACAGAGATGGAGCAAGTGTTCGAGATGAAGGTCAAGGAGAAGAAACAGAAACTGAAGGACTCTGAGgcagag CTGGAGCGACGCCACGAGCAGATGAAAAAGAACTTGGAGGCTCAGTATAAGGAACTGGAGGATAAGAGGCGCCACTATGAGGAGGAAAGGTCAAACTGGGAGGCACAGCAACGTATACTGGAGCAGCAGAAACTTGATGCTTCTAA GACCATGGAAAAGAACAAAAAGAAAGGAAAAATATTTTAA
- the LOC121531794 gene encoding septin-7 isoform X5: MIERPESTVASIARNLEGYVGFANLPNQVYRKSVKRGFEFTLMVVGESGLGKSTLINSLFLTDLYSKDYPGPSLRIKKTVQVEQSKVLVKEGGVQLTLTIVDTPGFGDAVDNSNCWQPVINFIDSKCEDFLNAESRVNRRLMPDNRVHCCLYFIAPSGHGLKPLDIEFMKRLHDKVNVIPLIAKADTLTPEECQLFKKQIMKEIQEHKIKIYEFPDTEDDEDSKLIRKIKERMPLAVVGSNVVIEVNGKKVRGRQYPWGVAEEGIFVENGEHCDFTVLRNMLIRTHMQDLKDVTNNVHYENYRSKKLAAVTCNGGVDTSKTKNQMTRSPLAQMEEERREHVMKMKKMETEMEQVFEMKVKEKKQKLKDSEAELERRHEQMKKNLEAQYKELEDKRRHYEEERSNWEAQQRILEQQKLDASKTMEKNKKKGKIF; the protein is encoded by the exons AGGAATCTGGAGGGGTATGTGGGGTTTGCCAACCTCCCCAACCAGGTGTACAGGAAGTCAGTGAAGAGGGGCTTTGAGTTCACACTAATGGTTGTTG GTGAGTCTGGATTAGGGAAATCCACGCTCATCAACTCCCTCTTCCTGACTGACCTGTACTCCAAGGATTACCCTGGCCCATCCCTACGGATCAAGAAGACTGTGCAG GTGGAGCAGTCCAAGGTTCTGGTGAAGGAAGGGGGTGTGCAGCTCACTCTCACCATCGTTGATACACCAGGGTTTGGAGATGCAGTGGATAATAGTAACTG CTGGCAGCCTGTCATTAACTTCATTGACAGTAAGTGTGAGGACTTCCTGAATGCGGAGTCCAGGGTGAACCGACGACTGATGCCAGACAACAGAGTTCACTGCTGCCTGTACTTTATCGCCCCCTCTGGCCACGG GCTGAAGCCCCTGGACATTGAGTTCATGAAGCGTCTCCATGACAAAGTCAACGTGATCCCTCTCATCGCCAAGGCAGACACTCTGACACCTGAGGAATGCCAGCTGTTCAagaaacag ATCATGAAGGAAATACAAGAACACAAGATCAAGATCTACGAGTTTCCCGACACAGAGGACGATGAGGACAGCAAGCTCATCCGTAAGATCAAG GAGCGGATGCCTCTGGCAGTGGTTGGCAGCAATGTGGTGATCGAAGTGAATGGCAAGAAGGTCAGAGGTCGTCAGTACCCATGGGGTGTGGCAGAAG AGGGCATTTTTG TGGAGAACGGGGAGCACTGTGACTTCACTGTCTTACGGAACATGCTGATCAG GACCCATATGCAAGATCTGAAGGATGTGACCAACAACGTCCACTATGAGAACTACCGCAGCAAAAAGCTTGCTGCCGTAACTTGCAATGGAGGAGTGGACACCAGCAAGACCAAGAACCAAATGACCAG GAGCCCCCTGGCCCAGATGGAGGAGGAGCGGAGGGAACATGTCATGAAGATGAAGAAGATGGAAACAGAGATGGAGCAAGTGTTCGAGATGAAGGTCAAGGAGAAGAAACAGAAACTGAAGGACTCTGAGgcagag CTGGAGCGACGCCACGAGCAGATGAAAAAGAACTTGGAGGCTCAGTATAAGGAACTGGAGGATAAGAGGCGCCACTATGAGGAGGAAAGGTCAAACTGGGAGGCACAGCAACGTATACTGGAGCAGCAGAAACTTGATGCTTCTAA GACCATGGAAAAGAACAAAAAGAAAGGAAAAATATTTTAA